The genomic region ACGTCAGCTGGAAAAGTGCTTAAAGCGTTTGAGGATAGCGACCACGGTAATTATTCTTCTTGAGGTTCGATTCCAAAACATTCTCTCGTTTAATCGGTAAACCCGTAAACCCGGTAAACGTAGAAATGTGGCAGGATGACGCGAATTCTTCAATAAATTTCTACCCGGTAAATCACCCGGTAACACCAGAGAATCAATTGTTCGCAGATGTGTTTACCGGGTTCCATGGGGTAGTTTGCCGGGTTATTGGATGCTTGAAAACCCCTTTTGTAGAATGGCCGGATCACCATTTACCGGGTTTTTCTATTTTTCTGGTAGTGTGGTTGGGATTATCCGTCGATTTGATCCGTAACCAGATTCACAATGATTTTCTTGCGTCCACCGGGGTCAGGCGTCAGCGTCACATGCCCGCGTTGATTCATTGTTTCGAGCAGGCGGCGCGTGTCATCCGCTGTCTTTAATCCCGCTACCTGAGCTTTAAGAATGTCCTGGTCGCTTGCTATGCCTCCTTTTCGTTGTAGCCATTGAGCTACCTGCATCATGCGACGTTCGCTGGGAGTATCTCGAAGATTAGCATATATCCTCCGCGCGTGAGATTTCAGGTACTTCATGAGTGCGCCTGTGCGCGCCATCGTTTCGGCATCAACATCAATCATATCCTCGATGTCGTTACAAACAACGCGCAGCATGTGCAGGATGAGGGCCAATCGAAGTGTGTAACTCTGTAATTTCGCCCAAGGTCCACGCAGATGATATAAGAAATCATCCGCGTTCTGTTCGGCATAATGGGCATCCAGCCAGTCATGCCACGAAGCGAGGCCATCCGTTGTAAAATTGACGATGCGCGGGCTACCATCCTCACACGACGTATATTCCATCAATGCCTGACAGGTCGTATCCCATGCCGTTCGCGATTCATTCGATAACTCTTCACTTGTGCGGCGCAGAGGGAGTGGATCGGGATAGACAAAAAGAAATCGATGTATGAACCCATCGCGTTCCGACATCTCGCCCCGCAAGTCCGTTAGTACGGCAGGTTGCATGCCACCCAGAAAACATACAAAGGGCTTGGGGATATGCAATTTCCGGTTCTTGCGGTTTAGCGTAATAGGGGACCCACTCCAGAGAGTTAATGCCCGCTGACGATCATTTCCCCGTCCGCCCTTGTACTGATTGAACGAAGTGATGAATCCTGCCGCCTCATCTTGATACAAGAGCACGCCACGCGGTCGAATTTCTAATAGATCGGCTAAAGCTTCTAGTGTTGTATCAGTCGTGAATGCCTGTTCCATCTCAGGCTGTGCCGGGCGCTTCCCTTCGTGATTCTGCTCCCATGCCGCTAGAGCTTTCTTGTAGTCCTCAAGTGCGCGTTTGTACTCATCTGCTCTCTTGTTTTGCCATTCGTGAATCGGATGCATAACTAATTCAAGAGGTGGCGTTTTACCGCTGCCGGGATCGCCAAGAATGATGGACCAGATGCGGGCAAATTCGATCCAGTCAGCTTTTGCGCGGATCGCGGCCGATGTGCCAATGCAGGAGCCCGCGACGGATAGCATGGATAGAGCCACGAAATCAGGTGGGCAGTTCAGAGACTTCGCCGCCTCGGTGATGAAACATCGCAGACGTTCAGGAAATACGTTTATCGGAAAAGGTTCGACGGGCATCTGCCGGAGCGGAACGGGCGGAATATCCGCTCGTCTGCTCCCTTGATTTCTCTGCCACTCCTGTTCCTCTGACAGACGTTTGGCTGTATCTCTACTCATGGCGGCCACATCCGCGACGATGGAGTTCCCGCAATTCACGCGAGCGGAAGACCCGTGATAATTCTCGCTCGAATAGTGGCGGGATGTTGGCCGCGTTCCAATGTCGAATTAGATCGCGGGCGGCATACACGTCGAGCCCTTCACGCGGCGGAGAGATTAGTAACCCGTATAATCGATAGGCAGCGTTGTTGCGCCCCTCTCCATCCCTCAGGCCTGCTTTTGCGATTCGCCTGAGTTCGTCCAGGTGATCCGGGTTGCTGACTGAAGCATTGTGGCCGTATGAGCCATCCGCTTCCAAGATTAGGCGTAAAAGCCATTTGGGACACTCTGCTACGGGTGTTGTCCATGGATCAAATAACCACTCGTACCGCGCACCTGACGGATGTACAGACGGCGGCAAGAGGACATAGCCGCTGCTCGTTTTCGTCTCCGCTTGGAATCGCTGGAGTTTGCGCTGAGGAATATGAATGCCTGTCGAACGAAAGCGCAAATGATACCCGCGCGGCGTCTTTGTCGTCGGTGTGATGGGCAACTGACCGATGGCGGTCAGCTTCCGCAGGGACTCGTCGCCGCCGTCCACATCGAGATAGAATTCATCGTCATCGGGTCGGTGCCCGATATTGGCGCACGGATGGCCCATCCACCAATTTCTGATTGTCACTTCGTCCGTCGTTGCGTCCAAATGCCCATGTCCGCCTGCTATGGCCGGGAGCTTACTACGTTCGGCTACCGGAAAAATTCGCAAACCAAGCGTACGTAAGGCTTGGACATGATCTAGCATGCCGTAGTTTTGTGCTACAATGATGTCAATAGATGTTTGAGGTACTGCCGCGCGGTCAGGCGCGGCCTTTCTGTCTGTCATTTGTTATTCCCCCTTCGTCCTGACGATTTTACAATCGTTGGTGAAGATGCTTGTCGTTTCCATCCGCCTGCATAGGTACGTCCGCCGGTTCGGATGAATTCAGTCAGCGCGACGCGTTCTATTCGCACGGCGCGACCAACCCGAACGCAAGGGATAAGTCCTTGCGCCGCTAAACTGTACACATGTTGCGGAGACACGCGCAGAATCTCGGCTGCCTCATGCGGTGTCAACATCAGTGGCGAATCCTGAGCCATTTCGATCATTTGTTTATCTCCTCTCTGTTTTTCTAAGATTAATAACAAACACTGTGGAATCTGTGGATAATGTGTATCATAGGGGCTCAACGATGGTGTATTTTGATTTGCTGGCGGATACTGGCGGAATTTTGTACTTCGGAGTTATACTGAGTGTACGTAAAGGCGTTGCTGGGTTCTGAATTCATACAATGGTGCATACTATGGAGGTGCTGCTAGATGAGTGTGGGGATGCTGAAGAACTTGGACCGAGTAAAGGTAGTTTTGAAAAACGGAGAAGATGGCTATATCCTTGCGGAGTGCCCATCTATTCCGGGGTGTCGCTCGCAAGGAAAGACGCGAGCAGAAGCCATCACGAATATTCGGGAAGCGGCGGAGTTATGTCTCGACGTTCGTAGGGGAGAGGGATGGCCACTCTTTGAAGAGCCTCACACGCCGATTGACCCGCGCGCAGATGTGATTGAACTGGAGTTATAGGAATGCCGCGATTGCCTGTTGTGTCAGGCTTGCAGATGATTCAGGCATTGGAACAGTTTGGATGGTCGAGACGGCGACAAAAGGGAAGCCATGTGATCCTGACCAAACAGGGGCACATGATGACTGTCGCTGTCCCACTTCATGACGAATTGGATAAGGGGACGCTCAAAGGGATTCTCCGCGACGCTGATATGAAAGTTGATGACTTGCTACGGTTGCTGAATGGCTGAAGATCGCTTTTTCCTTTTACGTCTCATCCTCTCCATCTCCCTAATTTCGTTCAACCACGCGGCGGCTTTCTCATGTTCTGGATGTTGCTTGCATATCGCGCGA from Ferroacidibacillus organovorans harbors:
- a CDS encoding YfjI family protein; protein product: MSRDTAKRLSEEQEWQRNQGSRRADIPPVPLRQMPVEPFPINVFPERLRCFITEAAKSLNCPPDFVALSMLSVAGSCIGTSAAIRAKADWIEFARIWSIILGDPGSGKTPPLELVMHPIHEWQNKRADEYKRALEDYKKALAAWEQNHEGKRPAQPEMEQAFTTDTTLEALADLLEIRPRGVLLYQDEAAGFITSFNQYKGGRGNDRQRALTLWSGSPITLNRKNRKLHIPKPFVCFLGGMQPAVLTDLRGEMSERDGFIHRFLFVYPDPLPLRRTSEELSNESRTAWDTTCQALMEYTSCEDGSPRIVNFTTDGLASWHDWLDAHYAEQNADDFLYHLRGPWAKLQSYTLRLALILHMLRVVCNDIEDMIDVDAETMARTGALMKYLKSHARRIYANLRDTPSERRMMQVAQWLQRKGGIASDQDILKAQVAGLKTADDTRRLLETMNQRGHVTLTPDPGGRKKIIVNLVTDQIDG
- a CDS encoding type II toxin-antitoxin system HicB family antitoxin — translated: MSVGMLKNLDRVKVVLKNGEDGYILAECPSIPGCRSQGKTRAEAITNIREAAELCLDVRRGEGWPLFEEPHTPIDPRADVIELEL
- a CDS encoding helix-turn-helix domain-containing protein, translated to MIEMAQDSPLMLTPHEAAEILRVSPQHVYSLAAQGLIPCVRVGRAVRIERVALTEFIRTGGRTYAGGWKRQASSPTIVKSSGRRGNNK
- a CDS encoding bifunctional DNA primase/polymerase is translated as MTDRKAAPDRAAVPQTSIDIIVAQNYGMLDHVQALRTLGLRIFPVAERSKLPAIAGGHGHLDATTDEVTIRNWWMGHPCANIGHRPDDDEFYLDVDGGDESLRKLTAIGQLPITPTTKTPRGYHLRFRSTGIHIPQRKLQRFQAETKTSSGYVLLPPSVHPSGARYEWLFDPWTTPVAECPKWLLRLILEADGSYGHNASVSNPDHLDELRRIAKAGLRDGEGRNNAAYRLYGLLISPPREGLDVYAARDLIRHWNAANIPPLFERELSRVFRSRELRELHRRGCGRHE
- a CDS encoding type II toxin-antitoxin system HicA family toxin, producing the protein MPRLPVVSGLQMIQALEQFGWSRRRQKGSHVILTKQGHMMTVAVPLHDELDKGTLKGILRDADMKVDDLLRLLNG